Proteins from one Chiloscyllium punctatum isolate Juve2018m chromosome 4, sChiPun1.3, whole genome shotgun sequence genomic window:
- the trmt61a gene encoding tRNA (adenine(58)-N(1))-methyltransferase catalytic subunit TRMT61A, which yields MSCDIISVRSESTCGVGVDCGYRCIPFSEMSFVEYRDVIQNGDTAIIFLGHDSMFAIKVQQGGSTQTKYGAIKHSADLIGKKYGSKVTCSKGGWVYILHPTPELWTVTLPHRTQILYSTDISMIIMMLELKPGSIVCESGTGSGSLSHAIIRTIAPTGQLYTVEFHKQRAEKAEEEFCDHKIDHLVTVKNQDVCKEGFGVVNIADAVFLDIPSPWEAVKYANSALKTEGGRICSFSPCIEQVQRTCLAMTEQGFMDIHTFEILLRVYDVRTVSLQLPDLGVGDTNNQDTLAGKNQSKEDSWSDLQPGTTQFKSGAPLREMAGHTGYLTFATKYLS from the exons ATTGTGGCTATCGTTGCATTCCATTCTCAGAAATGAGTTTTGTGGAATATAGAGATGTCATTCAGAATGGTGACACTGCCATCATTTTCCTCGGTCATGACTCAATGTTTGCCATCAAAGTTCAGCAAGGTGGTTCAACACAGACAAAATATGGGGCTATCAAGCACTCTGCTGACCTAATTGGGAAAAAATATGGGTCAAAAGTTACATGCAGCAAAGGAGGGTGGGTGTATATACTGCACCCTACTCCAGAACTCTGGACTGTGACTCTACCTCACCGGACCCAGATTCTGTATTCCACTGATATTTCTATGATCATTATGATGCTCGAATTGAAACCAGGATCGATTGTCTGTGAGTCAG GTACAGGAAGTGGTTCTCTTTCTCATGCTATTATTCGGACCATCGCACCAACAGGACAGCTATACACTGTTGAGTTTCACAAACAACGAGCAGAAAAAGCTGAAGAGGAATTTTGTGATCATAAAATAGATCATTTGGTCACAGTGAAAAACCAAGATGTTTGTAAGGAAGGTTTTGGAGTTGTCAACATTGCAGATGCTGTATTTCTGGACATCCCATCACCTTGGGAAGCTGTAAAATATGCAAATTCTGCTCTGAAAACTGAAG GTGGAAGGATCTGTTCTTTCTCTCCCTGTATTGAGCAAGTACAGCGCACCTGCCTAGCAATGACTGAGCAAGGCTTCATGGATATTCATACTTTTGAAATTCTTCTCCGTGTATATGATGTCAGGACTGTGAGTCTGCAGCTCCCTGACCTTGGTGTGGGAGACACAAATAACCAAGACACACTGGCTGGCAAGAACCAATCAAAGGAAGACAGCTGGAGTGATTTACAACCAGGAACTACCCAGTTTAAAAGTGGTGCACCTCTGAGAGAGATGGCAGGTCATACAGGATATTTGACCTTTGCTACAAAATATCTTTCATAA